The DNA window AGCACAATCCTTCGAGCGCTGCCGAAGGAAGCGCCGACGAACAGGACTATGACGGCACAAGCATAAACGAGCCGCTGGTCCAGGGATCATTCAAGTCCGGAGGCTTCCCTGACATTCAGGTCTGGTACAGAGGAGAGGAATACCCTTTCTTTTCACAATCATCGGATGGCTTCTTTGGCCATGTTTCCATTCTCGACGAACCTATGGGCACTATCCTTAGCGAATTGCGCTCgatgctcgacgacgagattgGCGACCAAGATGAACTCGTCTTTCAGGTTGATCAGCTTGGCCTTGAATTTTCTGAGGTATTTGCTCACATATCAAATCTTCCGAAATCCTTCTAACCTATAGTAAAATAGTCATCCCCCGGTGCAGTTCTGTCTACCGTAACCTTGCACAAGGTCCTGAATCTCATGGATTCGCTTGCCAAGAATGAAGATCCTGAGAGCTACAGTCAGCTGTATACGTATCTCTTCACGAGACCTGACACTTTGAAGCGTCTGAAGTTTCTTCAAGACAGTGCCACCATCGAGAAAAAGAGCCTTGGGGATGTTCTTTACAACTTTGGCACCCCTGTCGATAGGAGCCCCCAGGGGGTCGATGATTTAGAGGAACTAGAGCATCAGCAGGAAGGGTTCGGTGGCAATGATATCAACGTGGAAGGTGTCGGAGAACTTGGCGAAGATTTTTTTGGTGCTGATGAGAGTACTACCCTGCAACAATTTCCCCCCGGAATGACGAGATTCGACTCTGAAGAGGAGATCGAGAATGAAGGTACTATTGATGGCCTGGCAACATCAGGGATGACAGATGCTCCTCCTCATGACCCCAATACCACGGTCGATTTCGAAAGGGAGCAGGGGTCTGCGACAAGTGGTCGCGGGGGACGCGCCACTGAGTCCAATATCGAGGGCCTCTTCGAGGCGCCGGTAAATGAGGCAAGCGAGGGATTTTCTACCACCACACAGCCTTCGCATTTGGACGAGGACCTCATCCAATATACGGACGATAAGATTGAAGCCGCAGGAGAGGACTCGATCATCGACAACGAACCCCCAGCTCATCGATCTCAGGATTTCCAAACAGGAAGCAGAGGCTTACAAGAGGCTGATGTAGCGGCCAGTGGTGACTTGGTCGATACCAGTGTCGGAaacgacgatgctgccatCCAGGTAAACGCGCTGCGTTCTGAGGGTGATCACGTCGATGACAACGACAAGCACGCTGGCGGGAATGGCAACATCGATGGTATGAGGCATAGCACTGCACCAATCGCAGCGAACGCTTTGACTGCCCCAGGCAGCGTGACCCCGGGCACGACAGATGGCGCCAACGCCGAAGAAGGACCTCATGTTGGCCGCCTCAATGCTGAAGCTCGCCACATCCGCAGCACGTCGGATATCAGCATTTCCTTCTCGGAAGCAGGGCCTGAACAAGTGCCATTGGCACTTGCGGATGGCGCAAGCCCTGCCTTACAGATCTTCAatctcgacgacgccgccgcgtctgGAGTGGAGCCTCTGGAAACGGAGAGCGAAGCAGCAGCCCTTTTGGAGAGCGAAGCGCTGAACGCCGATTTGCCCATAAACCATGATGATCTTTCTGAGATCGACTGGGCAGCGGAAGCGGACGATGACactggtggcggcgttgacgaggcgcAAGCGACGGCCATCAAGCGCAGCCTTCCGGATGACGGCGCAGATGACGGCAACGGTACGTTCCATCGCCTTGACAACCCTGGGGACGTAGCTAATGAGAATAGACGTCAAGCGTCGTCGGTCATCATGAGACCCCGTGTTGTCACACTAACATGGGTTGTTGGAGTCCCAATCCCAACTAAAGCCAGAATCGACTGATAACTGGTGCGACCACATGTGTGTCGGTATCGCGAGAAGAAGCGAGGGACGGTCAACCTAACAAGACGCATCGTGCGTCCCTGGCAAGTATTACGAGGAGGCTTCAGCCAACTTGGTCGGGCGGCCACGATCGGTCGGCCAAAGGTCCGCCACTTCAACAAACACGAACGGTAGGTGCTTGGGATTGCTAACTGACCGTGACAATGAGCAGCACAACCCCAGATCTCGCAAGTGAGCAAGTAATAGCAAGCCGAAACATGCCCATGTTTATACCTCTCCCACCAACCCATTCTCCTTCTTTTGTTCGCCTTCGTTTGTTATTTGGGGTCTGCGCCAATATCCAACGCCTCGCACATCTTTCTACGTAATATGGATGTCGGAACTcggtcgatgtcgtcgcaGGTTAGCGAAGAGAGACATCAAGTAGGTCAAGAAGTGCTGGAGCGAGGTAGGCGGTAATGGGGGATGGTTATCTTAGGTCGGGCTTAGCCTTAGCCTTCAGCAGACTacgcctgggcggcgttCGGAAAACAGGGCATCGCCCGCTTCGGTAAGGCGTTTACATCGGAAGGGACTGGATAGCGGCTGGGTCTAGGGTCGAGCGCACTCGATCCAATAGAGAGTCGAGTCATTGACAGGTAGAGTAGCTCAAGGGGATCTTGCCACCAAGGCTCCCATGTACAAGGTAGGAGCCACGGAGCAGGCAAATCAAGATTTCAAACAAATTTCTGTATACTTTGTCGAGGGGCTCAATAGAGCTATGCTGCCAGTCATCCTATCGTACTGATGGTGGAGCTGATGGGTTGCTGGCGTTAGAACCCCGTCGGCGGAGGTGATGCGACGTACACGTGCGGCGCATACCTTGGCTACGGCGACGGTCGCAAACAAACCCTTCAACCAACTGCCACGACATCACACGCAACAGCTGCTACAACTCCTAGCTTCCAAACCTCATCTGGTGAGTTCTGACATGGACAGACCTGTCGCTCTCAACTCCAAGCAACCAGTGAGTGACAGAATGGCGGATTCCGCATCAACAAAAGCTCGGACCTCAAGGACCGGTATCTCGACTACGGCAAGGTGCACCGCGATTCCAATGAGGAAGGCTGCGAGCACACTGGTTGGGCGAACCTGGCTGGCCACGAGTTTGGCATCAGTTGCCATTTTCCTTGTACTTGAGGCGGGTGGGGGGTTGGAGACGGCGTGACCAGCATACCGGGCCGGTGCTGGATGAGGCCGGCGATGCGTGTCGAACTTGTTTCGGTGGCCAGCCGTCAGCCTCGAATGCCCCAAGTATACTTCGTATCGTGGAGCGCTATTTGAAATGTCAAACTTGGGGTGTAATTTCACACACGGAGCGCAGTCTCAAGCCTCGCTTCGTAATGATCGTAGATCCGGCGTGCTACTTGTGTCCCAAAGCCAAGAGACAATCGCTCAGATGACGATTTCCTGAGACATGGCGGCTGGGTTACAATCGAGAGTGACAGCCGTCTTGCAGAAGCTCAAAGACGTTGACGAAGCGGCCGTCACGTGCGTTCTGAGGTGCCCACGCGCCGCGACTGGCCAGCCGGAGGGAGGAAATCCCTGGAGCCGTGCGCGTGCCCCTGGCAGAAGCGCGGGCACCGCCTGCAGAGGACGACGTTCGGTTGCCTGTTTTGGCCTGGGGCCGAGGCAAAGGGCTCGAGGGAGAGCCAGCGATGGGTCTCTCCCTTGATGCCGGCTAGGACGGCCGCCAAATCGCTGATATGACTGGCGCCGCTGTGCCTAGCTTCGATTAGGGTGCTTCTGAGGTGAAGTGTTTAATGTATGGTGCTCTCGAAGCCGCGTTGTGGGGGAGTGGCGGCTCCGTCAGCGCACAGTGGAGGATAGGTGGCGCTGGTGATACGAGCCCCTTTTCAATCTCTGCTATCATGCTTCGTACGAAATGG is part of the Purpureocillium takamizusanense chromosome 7, complete sequence genome and encodes:
- a CDS encoding uncharacterized protein (COG:S~EggNog:ENOG503P70M) — encoded protein: MADIQLGEAGPLPQASSEGAIVSPPDEDLIDYDSDDASPTNAEVGKSSNDGTLAVNPSDEVALDPGSPVANGTATELATAINTSHLSEAIENDTVIGHVAMGQEGSHSVSGYDASHNSEGGEEEQADVHEIDYDHDDVDYHASDHDHDHSAMAINTNRPASHTEGIHDTTASGMPESEDQGGHFEIDWEEPDADVPKETSDGFATQSISEHQAMEPTESAGALEHNPSSAAEGSADEQDYDGTSINEPLVQGSFKSGGFPDIQVWYRGEEYPFFSQSSDGFFGHVSILDEPMGTILSELRSMLDDEIGDQDELVFQVDQLGLEFSESSPGAVLSTVTLHKVLNLMDSLAKNEDPESYSQLYTYLFTRPDTLKRLKFLQDSATIEKKSLGDVLYNFGTPVDRSPQGVDDLEELEHQQEGFGGNDINVEGVGELGEDFFGADESTTLQQFPPGMTRFDSEEEIENEGTIDGLATSGMTDAPPHDPNTTVDFEREQGSATSGRGGRATESNIEGLFEAPVNEASEGFSTTTQPSHLDEDLIQYTDDKIEAAGEDSIIDNEPPAHRSQDFQTGSRGLQEADVAASGDLVDTSVGNDDAAIQVNALRSEGDHVDDNDKHAGGNGNIDGMRHSTAPIAANALTAPGSVTPGTTDGANAEEGPHVGRLNAEARHIRSTSDISISFSEAGPEQVPLALADGASPALQIFNLDDAAASGVEPLETESEAAALLESEALNADLPINHDDLSEIDWAAEADDDTGGGVDEAQATAIKRSLPDDGADDGNDVKRRRSS